From Bacillota bacterium, a single genomic window includes:
- a CDS encoding DUF1848 domain-containing protein: MIISASRRTDIPRFYSEWFMEQIRAGYCSYPNPFNPARQVLVSLRPEDVDVIVFWTKDAAPLLPKLPELRERGYRFYFQFTVNGYPRFLEPGVRPLREILDTFARLADLIRPAPVIWRYDPIVLSDATGPDYHRRQFERIAARLAGFTRRVVVSVFDDYRRAGAHLRRAAKRASVGLVLSGPGTPVTDALLRDLAQIARAAGLDIFSCAEARDLTPLGVPPGKCIDDRLIRETFGIRASGRKDPGQRPACRCVESRDIGIYGTCHHGCAYCYARGFAAPHRPQGTAAGAHGVAQ; the protein is encoded by the coding sequence GTGATCATTAGCGCCAGCAGGCGAACGGATATCCCCAGGTTTTACAGCGAGTGGTTCATGGAGCAGATCCGTGCCGGGTACTGCAGCTATCCTAACCCGTTTAACCCCGCACGGCAGGTGCTGGTTTCCCTCCGGCCCGAAGATGTCGACGTGATCGTGTTCTGGACTAAGGATGCCGCGCCCCTCTTGCCCAAATTGCCGGAGCTGAGGGAGCGGGGCTACCGCTTTTACTTCCAATTTACGGTGAACGGGTATCCCCGTTTCCTGGAACCGGGTGTCCGTCCGCTCCGCGAGATACTCGACACCTTTGCCCGCCTGGCCGACCTGATCCGGCCTGCACCCGTGATCTGGCGGTATGACCCCATCGTCCTCAGCGACGCCACCGGGCCGGACTACCACCGTCGCCAATTCGAGAGGATTGCCGCTCGCCTGGCGGGCTTCACCCGGAGGGTAGTGGTCAGCGTGTTCGACGACTACCGCCGCGCCGGTGCCCATCTGCGCCGGGCGGCGAAACGGGCCTCCGTGGGCCTCGTTCTTTCTGGGCCGGGCACCCCGGTCACGGATGCCCTGTTGCGAGACCTGGCCCAGATAGCGCGCGCAGCGGGACTGGATATCTTCAGTTGTGCAGAAGCCCGCGACCTGACTCCACTGGGCGTCCCTCCGGGTAAATGCATCGACGACCGCTTGATAAGGGAAACCTTCGGCATCCGGGCGAGCGGCAGGAAGGACCCCGGACAGCGCCCGGCCTGCCGGTGTGTCGAGAGCCGGGATATAGGTATCTACGGGACCTGCCACCACGGGTGCGCCTACTGTTACGCGCGCGGTTTCGCCGCACCACACCGTCCGCAGGGGACGGCGGCAGGGGCGCATGGGGTGGCCCAGTAG
- a CDS encoding biotin transporter BioY, protein MRARVLALPALFAAVISVLAQVSIPIPISPVPITGQMLGVFLAGAILGSRLGVLSILTYILLGAAGLPVFAQGRSGPAVILGPSGGYLTGFVLGTYLLGKVVERRSQPAYGRTAAGMALCLLATYAVGCTQLALVLHLSPSKALWAGVIPYLPLDLFKLALATAVAVPARRSLEAAGLLTQLRST, encoded by the coding sequence GTGCGTGCAAGAGTTCTCGCCCTACCGGCTCTTTTTGCAGCCGTCATCTCTGTGCTCGCTCAGGTGTCCATTCCCATCCCCATATCCCCCGTACCCATAACCGGGCAAATGCTGGGGGTGTTCCTGGCGGGAGCCATCCTGGGCAGCCGCCTGGGAGTGCTGTCCATCCTCACTTACATCCTGCTCGGTGCAGCCGGGCTACCGGTGTTCGCCCAGGGGCGCAGTGGCCCCGCCGTCATCCTGGGTCCGTCGGGAGGTTACCTCACCGGGTTCGTCCTGGGTACCTACCTGCTGGGTAAGGTGGTGGAGAGAAGGAGCCAACCGGCCTACGGGAGGACTGCCGCCGGCATGGCCCTTTGCCTGCTTGCCACGTACGCGGTGGGATGTACCCAGCTTGCGCTCGTGCTCCACCTCAGTCCTTCAAAGGCCCTCTGGGCAGGTGTGATCCCGTACCTCCCTCTGGACCTCTTCAAGCTGGCGCTGGCCACAGCCGTGGCCGTGCCCGCCCGGCGCTCGCTGGAGGCCGCGGGCCTCCTCACCCAGCTGCGGTCCACCTAG